From the genome of Populus trichocarpa isolate Nisqually-1 chromosome 15, P.trichocarpa_v4.1, whole genome shotgun sequence, one region includes:
- the LOC7453760 gene encoding probable alpha,alpha-trehalose-phosphate synthase [UDP-forming] 9 gives MVSRSCISLLDFASGNMMNFSQSPRSLPRIMTVPGIISDVDVDGINDGISDAPSTGSGAKMIIVSNFLPLNAQKDLNSGKWSFSFDEDSLLLQMKDGFSAIPEVVYVGSLRVDVDSSEQEEVSQKLLEEFNCVPTFIPPDIYKKFYHGFCKHHLWPLFHYMLPLCPDHGNRFDRLLWQAYVSANKIFADKVTEVINNTEEDYVWVHDYHLMVLPTFLRKRFNRIKLGFFLHSPFPSSEIYRTLLVRDEILKALLNADLIGFHTFDYARHFLSCCSRMLGLDYESKRGHIGLEYFGRTVYIKILPVGIHMGRVESALNHPSSSIKVKEIQEQFKGKRLVIGVDDMDIFKGISLKLLAVEHLLLQNSELRGKLVLVQIVNPARSSGKDVQEAKMEIYSITKRINNTFGFPGYEPVVLIDRHVPFCEKTAYYALAECCIVNAVRDGMNLIPYKYIVCRQGTPKMDEALGVASGSRHTSSLVVSEFTGCSPSLSGAIRVNPWDIEAVANAVNTAINMPDLEKQLRHGKHYCYVSSHDVAYWARSFMQDLKRACKDHYSKRCWGIGFGLNFRILALSPSFRKLSNDYIISAYKRTSKRAIFLDYDGTMVPHTSLAKTPTPEVISVLNNLCADPMNSVFIVSGRGKKSLSDWFVQCENLGIAAEHGYFFRWSGMSDWETSSLAVDFDWKNIAEPVMKLYTEATDGSYIEVKESALVWHHQDADPDFGSCQAKELLDHLENVLANDPVAVKRGQNIVEVKPQGVTKGFVAEKVLSKMIASGKPPGFVLCIGDDRSDEDMFESISKTPYSSSLPSAPAIFACTVGQKPSKARYYLDDTVDVLALLQCLADASSSNLSSTETQVSFDNVVRKEL, from the exons ATGGTGTCGAGATCTTGCATAAGTTTATTAGACTTTGCATCAGGGAACATGATGAATTTCAGTCAGTCTCCTAGATCCCTTCCAAGGATAATGACTGTTCCAGGAATAATATCTGACGTGGATGTTGATGGAATTAATGATGGCATTTCTGATGCTCCATCAACTGGAAGCGGTGCAAAAATGATTATAGTGTCAAATTTTCTCCCTCTGAATGCTCAGAAGGATTTAAACTCTGGCAAATGGTCATTCAGTTTTGATGAGGACTCTCTTCTGTTACAGATGAAGGATGGCTTCTCAGCCATTCCTGAGGTTGTTTATGTGGGGTCTCTCAGGGTCGATGTTGATTCAAGTGAACAAGAAGAAGTTTCACAAAAACTGCTGGAGGAATTTAACTGCGTACCCACATTTATTCCTcctgatatttataaaaaattttaccATGGTTTCTGTAAGCACCATCTGTGGCCCCTTTTCCATTACATGTTACCTCTGTGTCCGGATCATGGCAATCGCTTTGATAGATTGCTCTGGCAGGCCTATGTCTCTGCTAATAAGATATTTGCAGATAAGGTCACGGAAGTGATTAATAATACAGAAGAAGATTATGTTTGGGTCCATGATTATCATCTGATGGTTCTCCCTACTTTTTTGAGGAAGCGTTTCAATCGTATTAAGCTTGGCTTCTTCCTGCACAGCCCGTTCCCCTCATCAGAAATTTACCGGACTCTGCTGGTTAGAGATGAAATTCTGAAAGCGCTGCTGAATGCTGATTTGATTGGTTTTCATACATTTGATTATGCTCGACATTTTCTATCCTGTTGCAGCCGGATGTTGGGCCTAGACTATGAATCGAAACGTGGTCATATTGGTCTTGAGTATTTTGGCAGAACAGTGTACATAAAAATTTTGCCTGTGGGGATTCATATGGGTCGAGTTGAATCTGCTCTAAATCACCCCTCTTCTTCCATTAAGGTCAAAGAGATCCAAGAACAGTTTAAGGGGAAAAGGCTTGTCATTGGAGTTGATGATATGGACATTTTCAAGGGCATTAGTCTGAAGTTATTAGCTGTAGAGCATCTTTTGCTGCAGAATTCAGAGTTGCGGGGAAAATTAGTCCTGGTTCAAATTGTTAATCCTGCAAGGAGCTCAGGGAAAGATGTGCAAGAAGCAAAAATGGAGATATATTCAATTACCAAAAGGATAAACAATACTTTTGGTTTTCCAGGCTATGAACCAGTGGTTCTGATTGATCGTCATGTTCCCTTTTGTGAGAAAACTGCTTACTATGCATTGGCTGAATGCTGCATTGTGAATGCAGTGAGGGATGGAATGAACCTGATCCCATACAAGTACATTGTATGCAGGCAGGGGACGCCGAAGATGGACGAAGCTTTAGGAGTTGCCTCTGGGTCACGTCATACAAGCTCACTTGTTGTATCAGAGTTTACAGGCTGCTCACCATCATTAAGTGGAGCAATAAGAGTAAATCCATGGGATATTGAAGCTGTAGCCAATGCAGTGAATACTGCCATCAACATGCCTGATTTAGAGAAGCAGTTGCGGCATGGAAAGCACTATTGCTATGTTAGCTCCCATGATGTAGCTTATTGGGCCCGCAGTTTTATGCAGGATTTGAAGCGAGCGTGCAAAGATCATTATAGCAAACGTTGCTGGGGTATTGGCTTTGGTCTGAATTTCAGAATTTTAGCACTCTCTCCTAGCTTTAGGAAGCTTTCCAATGACTATATCATCTCAGCATACAAGAGAACATCTAAAAGGGCAATATTCTTGGACTATGATGGAACAATGGTGCCTCATACTTCTCTTGCTAAAACCCCCACTCCTGAAGTCATCTCTGTTCTAAACAATCTTTGCGCCGATCCCATGAACAGTGTGTTTATAGTTAGTGGCAGAGGAAAAAAGTCCCTGAGTGATTGGTTTGTTCAATGTGAAAATCTGGGTATAGCAGCTGAGCATGGATACTTCTTCAG GTGGAGTGGGATGTCTGACTGGGAAACGAGTTCTTTGGCTGTGGATTttgattggaaaaatattgCCGAACCTGTCATGAAATTGTATACAGAGGCAACTGATGGTTCCTATATAGAGGTTAAGGAGAGTGCTTTGGTATGGCACCACCAAGATGCTGATCCAGATTTTGGATCTTGCCAGGCGAAGGAACTGTTAGATCATCTGGAAAATGTCCTTGCAAATGATCCAGTAGCTGTTAAGAGGGGCCAGAATATTGTTGAAGTAAAACCACAG GGAGTAACTAAAGGGTTTGTTGCAGAGAAGGTTCTTTCCAAAATGATCGCTAGTGGGAAACCCCCTGGCTTTGTGTTGTGCATCGGGGATGACAGATCTGATGAAGACATGTTTGAAAGCATATCAAAAACACCATATAGTTCATCACTCCCTTCAGCTCCAGCGATTTTTGCATGCACTGTTGGCCAAAAGCCAAGCAAAGCTAGATACTATCTAGATGATACAGTTGATGTATTAGCTTTACTTCAATGCTTGGCTGATGCTTCAAGTTCAAACTTGAGTAGCACAGAAACACAAGTTTCTTTCGATAATGTTGTACGAAAGGAACTGTGA
- the LOC7453761 gene encoding benzaldehyde dehydrogenase, mitochondrial translates to MAARRISSLLSRSLSAPSAPSASTPLLLSRGKNPITGRGVYRFSNAAALEETITPPVQISYTQLLINGQFVDAASGKTFPTHDPRTGEVIAHVAEGDAEDVNRAVAAARKAFDEGPWPKMSAYERSLIMLRFADLVDKHRGELAALESWNSGKPYEQSAKSELPSFARLFRYYAGWADKIHGLTVPADGNHHVQTLHEPIGVAGQIIPWNFPLIMFAWKVGPALACGNTIVLKSAEQTPLTALYAAKLFQEAGLPPGVLNVVSGYGPSAGAALACHMDVDKIAFTGSTETGKIILELAAKSNLKAVTLELGGKSPFIVCEDADVDKAVELAHFALFFNQGQCCCAGSRTYVHERVYDEFVEKAKARALRRVVGDPFKKGVEQGPQIDSEQFEKILRYIKSGVESNATLECGGQRFGSKGYFIQPTVFSNVQDDMLIAKDEIFGPVQSILKFKNIDEVIQRANTTRYGLAAGIFTKNVDTANTLSRALRVGSVWVNCFDVFDAAIPFGGYKMSGIGREKGIYSLHNYLQVKAVVTPLKNPAWL, encoded by the exons ATGGCAGCTCGCAGGATATCTTCGTTGCTTTCTCGTTCTCTCTCTGCTCCCTCTGCTCCCTCTGCTTCTACTCCTCTTCTTTTGTCTCGAG GAAAAAATCCTATCACAGGAAGGGGGGTCTACAGGTTTAGCAATGCTGCAGCACTTGAGGAAACAATCACTCCGCCTGTTCAAATTAGCTACACTCAGCTTTTAATCAATGGCCAATTCGTCGATGCAGCATCTG GCAAAACCTTTCCAACACATGATCCTCGTACTGGAGAAGTGATTGCTCATGTGGCTGAAGGTGATGCTGAAGATGTCAACCGTGCAGTAGCTGCTGCTCGTAAAGCATTTGATGAGGGACCATGGCCGAAGATGAGTGCTTAT GAAAGGTCACTGATAATGTTGCGTTTTGCTGATTTGGTTGATAAACATAGAGGGGAGCTTGCAGCATTAGAGTCATGGAATAGTGGGAAGCCTTATGAACAGTCTGCTAAATCCGAGTTGCCAAGTTTTGCACGTTTATTTCGTTACTATGCTG GTTGGGCAGACAAAATTCATGGACTAACAGTTCCAGCGGATGGTAATCACCATGTTCAAACATTGCATGAACCCATTGGTGTTGCCGGACAGATAATCCCTTGGAACTTTCCTCTTATCATGTTTGCTTGGAAAGTTGGACCTGCATTAGCTTGTGGTAATACAATTGTTCTAAAATCAGCAGAACAAACACCACTGACTGCTCTCTATGCAGCAAAGCTTTTCCAAGAG GCTGGCCTTCCTCCAGGTGTTCTGAATGTAGTTTCTGGCTATGGTCCAAGCGCTGGTGCAGCTCTTGCTTGTCACATGGATGTGGACAAg ATTGCTTTCACTGGATCAACTGAAACTGGTAAGATTATACTTGAACTTGCTGCAAAAAGTAACCTAAAAGCAGTTACATTAGAGCTGGGAGGGAAATCACCTTTCATTGTATGTGAGGATGCTGATGTTGACAAGGCTGTGGAGCTTGCACACTTTGCTTTGTTCTTTAATCAG GGACAATGTTGCTGTGCTGGTTCTCGTACATATGTACACGAACGTGTGTACGATGAGTTCGTAGAAAAAGCCAAGGCACGTGCTCTAAGACGTGTTGTTGGTGATCCCTTCAAGAAGGGCGTTGAACAAGGTCCTCAG ATCGACTCCGAGCAGTTTGAGAAGATCCTCAGGTACATAAAATCTGGTGTTGAAAGCAATGCTACCCTTGAATGTGGAGGTCAAAGATTTGGCTCCAAGGGCTACTTTATCCAGCCTACTGTTTTCTCAAATGTACAG GATGATATGTTGATAGCAAAGGATGAGATCTTTGGCCCTGTGCAATCCATCTTGAAGTTCAA GAATATCGATGAAGTAATACAGAGGGCAAACACCACTCGTTACGGTCTCGCAGCAGGAATTTTCACCAAGAATGTGGACACTGCCAACACCTTGTCACGAGCATTGAGGGTGGGGAGTGTATGGGTTAATTGCTTCGATGTCTTTGATGCGGCAATTCCATTTGGTGGCTATAAAATGAGTGGAATAGGCAGGGAAAAGGGCATCTACAGCCTCCACAACTACTTGCAAGTGAAAGCTGTTGTTACTCCATTGAAGAACCCAGCATGGTTGTAA